DNA from Gammaproteobacteria bacterium:
TAAGATATTTCGCATGCTGTCCGGCTAATTTCGGAAACAGCGGACTTACACTGTTACCATCTGCACCATGACACGCTACACACAATTGTGCTTTCGATTGACCTGCTTGCGCATCTCCTAACAAAGGCTTGTCCGCTGCGGATAAAGCCGCAGAAGACAGTAACAAAGCCGTCAATATCATAATTCGATTAATTGTTATCACGAGGATTCCTCTTGCGCGCTTTTGCGTCAGCATATGAGACGTGGTTAAATGCCCGCCGCCCTAAAACCACTAATGGACAACGAGAAGGCGCGCATTTTATATCAGCCATCCCCCCAGGGTAAATGCCAGAGGGGTAATTGCGACGAATAAGAATTCTAGGTTACGTCTTTTTAAATTATACAACTGAGCAACATCCTTCGATTAATTAGGCACACAGAAGATGAATCCCGTTTACCGACAAGCTCGTTTTATCAGCAGCGCTCCCGATATCACCCTGCTACCGCAAGATAAAGTGCGCGAAATTGCTTTTGCTGGTCGTTCTAACGCCGGCAAATCCAGCGCGCTCAATGCTATTACCGATCAAAAACAACTCGCCCGCGTCAGTAATACGCCCGGGCGCACGCAAATGATCAATCTTTTCGAATTACCCGATGGTCAACGCTTAATCGATTTACCCGGTTATGGTTACGCCAAAGTCCCGGACGCCATCAAACGCCATTGGCAAACGCATTTACAACGTTACTTTGTCGAACGCGAACAACTCGCGGGGCTAATATTAATTATGGATATTCGCCATCCGTTACAAGATCTCGATTGGCAAATGATCAAATGGTGCGCGGCGGAAGATGTGCCGCTCCATATATTACTTACCAAAGCGGACAAACTTACCTACAACGTGGGCAAGACCACATTGTTACAGGTACAACGCGCAATTGAAGACGCTAATATCGTCGCCACTCTGCAATTATTTTCAGCAACCGCCAAAAACGGAGTTGATGATGTACACGAAGTACTTGATGCGTGGTTCACAGGTCAACGCTTAGTGTAAATATTTACAATAAAGAATGGCATCTTGCGAAATAACTGCTAAATAATATGAGCAAGAAAAGATTGTTACAAAAATAATTGTGACTCATCACTACAAAAATTTATTTTTAAGCATTTGAAGTTTCAAAACAAAGTTGTGTGATTTCAAACAACACTAACTGAACTTTTCCCTAAAATCCCGCTCACACACTTCAGGTGCTTTAGCCCGGCACCGGTCCACCGCACTTCCTGGGTGGACACTTCGCCCGGCGCCCTTGCCGGGTATTTTGCCCTGACCCCCCTTCGGTCGGGGCTTTTTTTTGGGCGCGAAAAAGTTTTGATTATTATGTTTTTTACATTTCGCGTATCAAACAAAAAAATAACAACCGTTTCGCTTGTTTTAACAACAAGTTGAATATTCTTATAAAAACAGAAGCGTTTCGCTCGTCGCTACGCGACTACAGCGAGTAACTTTTGATCGCCATGGATGGCGCGAATGCAGATTTTGCAGGAGCAAAAATCTGCTGTCGTAACAAAAAGTCACCAAAAAATACTTTCCCGATGTCTCGCTGCGCGTAAATATTACGCGCAGTTCCCGTCGCGTTTGATCTGTTGTTGCAGGTCGTCGCGGCGTGACTAAAACAAACGTCCTGTTTGTTTTTCCCGACAACCGCTCAAATGCTCGGCGAGCCATGAGGGGAATTTACTTCGTTCTATTGCTGAAGCCAATCAATCTTAGAAAAAGTTTTAAGTTTGGCGGATTCTAAACGAAGGGATAATGCCCGTTAGGTTGTGCCGAGAAGTGTTTAAGGAGTAGCGGCACATGAACAGGGATGTTCATGTGAGCCGATCGCAACAGGACGTTGCGTTGAGGCGACGCGTTAACCCTTAAATACGGCGAGGGAATACTTTAATGGAATATCATTCCATTAAAGTACACAACATAAGGGCAAGTATTTTTTGGTGACTTTTTGTTACGACAAAAAGTTACTCGCTGTAGTCGCGTAGCGACAAGCGAAACGCTTTGGCTTTTAATTAAACTAAAACTTGTAGCGCAATGCGCTGCGCTTATTGCGCGTCATACATTAAACACTAAGTTACGACAGGCAGATTTTTGCTCCTGCAAAATCTGCATTCATGCCATCCATGGTAATCAAAGTTACTCATTATAGTTTCGCAGCGATCAGCGAAACGCCTTTGTTTTCCGTTCTAAAGTATTAGGAAAAACACTAATGCGCCGCATCCCAATTTAATCCAGTTCCCACATCTACTTCTAAAGCCACATTCAATTTCGCCGCGCTCATCATTCGCTGGCGCACGCCATCGACAATGATTGGAATTTTTTCTGTGGGAGCTTCCAACACTAATTCATCGTGCACTTGCATGATCATGCGCACGTCTAAATGGCTTTCTTGTAGCCATGCATCAACGGCAATCATTGCCATTTTTATTATGTCAGCCGCAGTGCCTTGCATAGGCGCATTGATGGCGGTGCGTTCTGCGTATTGACGGCGTTGCGCGTTGCTAGCTTTAATATCGGGCAAATACAAACGTCGGCCAAATACCGTTTCGATATATCCTTGATCACGCGCTTGTTGACGTGTGCGTTCCATATAATTTTTCACGCCAGGATAACGCGCAAAATAACGATCAATATAGTGCTGTGCTTCTTGACGACCTAAATCCAGTTGTTTTGCTAAACCAAAAGCCGACATGCCATAGATTAAACCAAAATTAATTGCTTTCGCGGCGCGACGTTGGTCTTGGCTCACGGCATCAACTGCTACATCAAACACTTCAGCAGCAGTCGCGCGATGCACGTCAATGCCTTGCTCAAAGGCTTTGCATAAAGTGGGGTCTTCGGATAAATGCGCCATGATACGTAATTCAATTTGTGAATAATCGGCGGCAATTAAACTGTGTCCCGTTTCAGCAATAAACGCTTGTCGTATAAGTCGACCGGCTTCATGTCGAATCGGAATATTTTGTAAATTAGGATCGGTTGATGACAATCGTCCGGTCGCGGCGATAGCTTGATGATAAGAAGTATGCACGCGCCCTGTGCGTGCATTAATCTGTTCAGGTAATTTATCGGTGTACGTCGATTTTAATTTACTCAAGCTACG
Protein-coding regions in this window:
- a CDS encoding YihA family ribosome biogenesis GTP-binding protein; translation: MNPVYRQARFISSAPDITLLPQDKVREIAFAGRSNAGKSSALNAITDQKQLARVSNTPGRTQMINLFELPDGQRLIDLPGYGYAKVPDAIKRHWQTHLQRYFVEREQLAGLILIMDIRHPLQDLDWQMIKWCAAEDVPLHILLTKADKLTYNVGKTTLLQVQRAIEDANIVATLQLFSATAKNGVDDVHEVLDAWFTGQRLV